In the Populus trichocarpa isolate Nisqually-1 chromosome 8, P.trichocarpa_v4.1, whole genome shotgun sequence genome, GTAAGAAAGAAACactccttttgttttatcaCGTCTGTCTTCCGCTGTTTTTGAACACCTCTCCGcttcacttttttctttttaaatatctttatatatatatatatatataaagaatcgtgattgctatttatcttttcaaaatcCACTATGATTCTTTTTTGTGACTCATATGGAATTCTGTTAACTAATTAATGTTATATTGCAGGACTGGGGTATGCTTTCCTTCATTACATCTCTCAAAAGCATGCTACGGTCTGCAAATGCAGTTGCTGTTATTACATTTCCACCTTCCCTTCTTTCACCATCCTTCTGTAAAAGATGGCAGCACATGGCAGATGTGTTACTGTCTGTCAGGGCTATCCCAGGTTTATTGTTTCTTACAAGTGCTTTTGTgctgtttattttagtttttaaacttCTGAACAGGTGCTCTTTCCCAAACGAGGACAAGGAATTGGGAAAACTACTAACTGGTTACCAAGACATGGTTGGCTTCCTTAATGTGCACAAAATAGCATGTGTCAATACTCAGGTACAATATCATTATGCTTTGCTGTTATCATAGGCCATGGATATTCTCTAGCTTTGTGATGGGCTTTGATTATGCAAGTAGACATGCACAGAGGATTACATGCACAGATACACATCAAGAGGGGCCACCTATGGACATAACCCTACGACCTGTTTGGTTAAGGCATGTTTGACTCAATTGTTGGCCTTGAAATAGTTTAATTCCTTTTAAATCaacagcaccagcaccagcaccagcaccaccaccaccatataTACTCTTATTCATCTAAATACGCAAGTTCAATTGTTTCTTCTCTTGAAAGTTCCATATAGAATAGCAACTCAATTTGCAAATGTTTGTTTGATCAAGAACTTGGGTCATTCCAAAGACCCTGTACCATTTTGTTTATCATCATAGCGTCAGGGTTGCATGGttctgttgttttttcttttccacagGTTCCCGTGATTCTTGAGGCAACAGCATTCTCAATAAAATTGCAAATGCGAAGGTTTTTAGTTTTAGAGTGCTTAAATCAAGCCCCTGTTGATGGTTCAAGTGGGACTTCATAGGCACATCTGGTGGTTGTTCTGTGTCCTCCAAAAGTGGCGCCCCTTGATTTTTAGCATCATTGCATATAGATCACCAGGCAAGTGCTTGTCAAACCAACACTGAGAGTTCACCAGGAACGGAACAGAAACATTGTTGGTCCTTGCAGGCAGAACACTCGAGGGTTTTTATCATTAACTGGCCTAGCAGCGCAATCGTTGAATATGCTGTCGTGGACAATAATCCAGCCTTGGATGCAAGAAAGAGGGCCAGTCTCTGCTGATACATCCCTTCGGATTTTCAGTGATCTGTTTTGCTGATTGATTTATCCAAAATGTTGGCAAAGACAGAACAACATAAAATCAATCTGGTAGTTTTCTGAATGCCAGTTTTGcgtcctttaattttatttctgaacAGATGCCTTGTTTTTATTACCATGGAACTTCGatgaaaaactattaaaaaaatagtgaatatatatattctaattatACGGTTTTCTAGAACATGCATTAGTGATTTTGTTTATTGGGCTAAGAAGTGCCCCGTCTCTCTGAttagttttcaataaaaaattttgaggttggctttcttcaattatattttagcttttaaatCGATTTATCTAGTTATTTGTAGAATTCTATCTAGGATTTCGCACTTTTTTTGCGCGAGTgcgagaaaaatattttataattaaaaaaaattaagattagatcaattaaaaaagaaaataaaagaagcacTCGATGAGCAttaacataaaatgttttattaaaaaagataatcaaTGGCTTTATTCCAAGGTCTTGCGACCTATTCATGTccaattttgttaattttaatggggaaataaaattgaaggatgaTATTTTCCGAAATTGCTAGTCCACGTTTAACGTCCTGTTTTGACCAAAAGGGTGGATTTGTTTCAAGCTCTTAACTTCCAcaggtcttttatttttttggtacatGGACCATCGAGAGTTGTTTGCGCTTGGTTGCCGGGACCGTGTGTTCTATTTGTATACATCCCGTTTTCTCCCAAACTTATAAAAACATAAGGGAGTATGGCAACGCGATCCTTGTGGCGCACCCGAGGGAAACTCGCGGTGGCAGCCACTGCGCTTCTAACTGGGGGTGCTACAGCCACCGTGGCCACTTCCGAGGATCCAGCGACTGCTCTAAAGCTCTGCACCGCCGTCCCTGTTCGCCTGTATCGCAACACTGTCACTGCCGCCTCTATTGCCTTCGGTACATATCTTCAGAGCTTctaaattctctcttttttttcatcaccAATTCACAGAGATACGATTCCATcgttaaattcaattttggctTAGATTTTGCACTTAGCGCtagaattattatatttatgatagGTGATAACTTATAATTGTAAATATTCTATGCGGTGTATACAATAGCATTTTCTTAGATaaccttggattttttttaatttgtgatcGATGAGTATCGAGAATTGTTGAGATGAATTTATAACGACGATGGTGTCTGTTTTCTGCTTTGTCGATAGATTATGAATACTCGCTGTGGGGGTTGTCGGAAGGAAGTGTTGAGAAGGCGAAAGTTAAACATGAAGTTCACTTAAGGTCTGCACGGAAACTTCAAgaactttgttttaaaaatggaGGAATTTATATTAAGCTTGGGCAACACCTTGGTCAGCTGGTATGCTTTCAATCTGCTTCCTTTAGCATATGCATGAAATTATACAGAATATCTGCTCTGTCAAGTTAATGTGCTAGATGGGTTATTTGTTCGTTGAGTAATTAATCAGTTGCGAGTATTATTAGTTGATAATTTGTTGTGCAAACAGGAATATCTAGTTCCCGAGGAGTATGTTCAGACAATGAGGGAGTCAATGCTGAACAAATGTCCAGTTTCTTCGTATGATCAAGTGTgtgaggttttcaagaaagagCTTGGAGAGACACCGGATAAAGTATGTATCATAACGTTGATTTATTTTAGGATGGAGACTTGGAACAGTATGTCCTGAATAAAGGCCTCTTATATGCagatttttgaagaatttgatCCTGTTCCAATAGCAAGTGCTTCCCTTGCACAAGTTCATGTAGCTCGAACACTTGATGGCCAAAAAGTGGCTGTGAAGGTCTCCATTGTTGCccctttaattgaaaataagttttgtatttttttggtggaattaagTTTTCACGTTAACGTTTAGGAAATGATTTCTAGGGTTCGCCTTTAACCTCCATTTTGTTTTATGGATATTCAGGTTCAACACACTCACATGACAGATACTGCCACTGCAGATCGTGCCACTGTGGAAGTGCTTGTGAATACCCTACATggtgtttttccttcttttgatTACAGGTAGCATCATGGATGGTTCCATCCTATAGGATGTTTACCTGTTCTTGTATTTCATGATAAGTTGTTCACTTTTTGGATATCCGGCATACTAATCATGCACGATATGCAACCACGTGCACTTGGATTTTGGTTTTATGTGAGatgcacattttttttcttttttaaatgtgcAAATATTCCTTTCTCCTATCTGTTTATAAGTGGTTTTTCATGGTCTTGAAGAgctatttttaattgagatttcCTTGAATTACTTGTGCAGATGGTTGATTGATGAAATTCGTGAAAGTTTACCCAAGGcaagtttctgaaaatttttgtaTTCTCAAGTATTTTTTACATGCACAAAGTCATTCTGAAATTTGCAAAAGCAACGTAAAGTACTTGTCTAatcattctttaaaataaacCTGGTTGGCCTGATCATAGTGATTGCAACTTGCTGGTTTTTATTTGCTCAGTTGGCTTCTTATGTTCTTGCAGTCACAAGAGGAAAGATAAAACTTTCTGCTTCAAATTAAGTCAAAGGATTTGTAAATGTCCCTCTTTTCTGTTAAGCTACTGCCATTGTTGCTATTCAAGTCTGACGAATGTATCGGTTGCACACTTTAGCACAAAGTTCTATTTTGCTCTAACAATAATAAGTTACTGTCCTTTTCCTTTACTGGAAGTGAACTGCCCAGTCTGTTGTAGTTATCCAATCATAGTATATGCAAATCAGTAGTTATAAGTACCAAAGATCATGCAACTTTAGgactaataatttaatgttcAACTAAAAGTAAGTTTTGATTAAAGATTCTATGTAGATCAACCCTAATTATTATGACATGTTGATGCCAGCAGGTTAACCCTTTAATTAAACCTTGTTGAACCTTTAACCctgacatttgttttttatttttttttgttcaaagacAGGGTTGGTTTTCAAAACACTGTTACCAAACATTAATTGATgcctaataaatattttttcttgtagcCTTAATGCATGTCTTTAACATTAATTGATGCCTAATGCATAGTTTTTCTTGTAGCTTTAATACATGTCTTTAACATTATTTGATGCCTAATACATAGTTTTTGTTGTAGCCTTGAAACATGTCTGTGATTTGATATAGATGCACTCTTATTAAAATTGAccgtgatttttcttttctttatttttttttttcacatggcCTTCAGGAATTGGATTTTTTGGTTGAGGCCAAGAATAGCGAGAAATGTTTGGAGAATTTCCGGAAGCTATCTCCCCATATTGCAGAATATGTTTATGCTCCAAAGGTGCATTGGAATTTAAGTACTTCAAAGTTATTAACCATGGAATTTATGGATGGTGCACATGTGAACGATGTGAAGACCATACAGAAACTTGGGATTCAGCCCAATGAAGTTGCAACATTAGTAAGCTCATGCAGGCTTGTTTTATTGGTTTAGAAGTCAACATGATTGAGAAATTTCCATCTCCAACATTCTTAAAATTAAGCTATGGCTTGAAAGTAGGTCTCGGGAAGAGTGGCCTGGCCCTGGTTTTAACATTCATTGTTTTGCATGAACTGGCCACCCTTGAAACTTGaaatctctttttcttgctTGGCAGCCAATTGTTTTACCATTTTCGTCTActaagctttttaaaaaaaagatatggttCATCCATTTTGGCTGAAGGAGATGTGTTGTAATAAACTGACTTCATCTCGTGAGCTTGTTTGAAGGCAGTCTATTATCATTGAACCATTGGGTTCAATTTCCAATGACTAACACATGTTTACTGAGAAGGAAAACAGTTGATATTTGAGTTGCGAAGTTTGAAGATTTAGTTTCCTTGGGGTGACATTAAGACGGTATACACTTTTCTTTTGCAGGTTAGTCGAGTTTTTGCAGAGATGATGTTCAGACATGGATTTGTGCATTGTGACCCACATGCTGCTAACTTGATTGTTCGCCCTTTGCCATCTGGTAAAAGGACCATTCTAGGTCAGGCTTCTTTTTGCTGAGATTGTCTTTGACCATTTCTGTAAAATTTCATTGGCTGGTCAGCTGCTTAAGTAGTTTCATCAGCAATCAGCAATCAGGAAGCAGTTAGTGTtagtttattttccattttgttattatcatttgtttttctttaatgctCATGATTATGCATATGCTCTCTGTGTTTCCAGGTCCAATTTCACTAGTCCTAGTAGGCATAGcacctattttatttttacacaagTAGAGCACTGTAACTGATGAACCATTATAATACTGCTGGAAATCAACCTCATTGGCCAATTTGCTATTCATTTATAATTGCTTACCTTTGAAATTTGTGCTAGTGATCCTGGATTTAATGTCTTCATTCACCTGGTTCAGTCAATTGTAACAACACTATAGAAGTTTTACAGGGTGATACTCAAAAACTTTTCTGCACACAATCACTTTGAAAATTCTGGTTTTATGTATATACTTGGAAAGGTCATCCTAATATCCTCAAGATGTTTGTGGGCATTATTTGACTCACAGAGAACCTAAATCAGGGGATTTTAGTGCACAGTACTTGTAAAACTCTAGGAAATGCCAGCAGGTACCATATTTCTGGCAATCTGTAAATATGTTAATGGTTTAATTTCCCTCAATCAATACTTCCTAGGTAGTGTTAAGGAATAGAAAGCTTGTAAAAATTCTGGCTACTTTTGGTAAGAAATGCTCTCGTGCATAAGCTGAAGAGAGATCCATTTAA is a window encoding:
- the LOC7494489 gene encoding putative ABC1 protein At2g40090 isoform X2, coding for MATRSLWRTRGKLAVAATALLTGGATATVATSEDPATALKLCTAVPVRLYRNTVTAASIAFDYEYSLWGLSEGSVEKAKVKHEVHLRSARKLQELCFKNGGIYIKLGQHLGQLEYLVPEEYVQTMRESMLNKCPVSSYDQVCEVFKKELGETPDKIFEEFDPVPIASASLAQVHVARTLDGQKVAVKVQHTHMTDTATADRATVEVLVNTLHGVFPSFDYRWLIDEIRESLPKELDFLVEAKNSEKCLENFRKLSPHIAEYVYAPKVSRVFAEMMFRHGFVHCDPHAANLIVRPLPSGKRTILGKRKPQLVLLDHGLYKELDFTTRFNYASLWKALIFSDANAIKENSVKLGAGEDLYALFAAILTMKPWNRIIDPSVDHLVIKGDDSERSERQMYASQFFPQISELLRRLPRVILLMLKTNDCLRSVNSCLLQGSSVETFFIIGKVSSEAVVEAKKLQRKSLLSRLDVLLEEILLEVRLLGMQIALWLLHLRRALTG
- the LOC7494489 gene encoding putative ABC1 protein At2g40090 isoform X1, producing the protein MATRSLWRTRGKLAVAATALLTGGATATVATSEDPATALKLCTAVPVRLYRNTVTAASIAFDYEYSLWGLSEGSVEKAKVKHEVHLRSARKLQELCFKNGGIYIKLGQHLGQLEYLVPEEYVQTMRESMLNKCPVSSYDQVCEVFKKELGETPDKIFEEFDPVPIASASLAQVHVARTLDGQKVAVKVQHTHMTDTATADRATVEVLVNTLHGVFPSFDYRWLIDEIRESLPKELDFLVEAKNSEKCLENFRKLSPHIAEYVYAPKVHWNLSTSKLLTMEFMDGAHVNDVKTIQKLGIQPNEVATLVSRVFAEMMFRHGFVHCDPHAANLIVRPLPSGKRTILGKRKPQLVLLDHGLYKELDFTTRFNYASLWKALIFSDANAIKENSVKLGAGEDLYALFAAILTMKPWNRIIDPSVDHLVIKGDDSERSERQMYASQFFPQISELLRRLPRVILLMLKTNDCLRSVNSCLLQGSSVETFFIIGKVSSEAVVEAKKLQRKSLLSRLDVLLEEILLEVRLLGMQIALWLLHLRRALTG